The Cyanobium sp. ATX 6F1 genome segment TCGCTGGGGCCTGAGGCCCTGGCCACGATCCGCGGCTGGAGCAAGGATCTGGCCCTGGCCCTGAAGGTGAACGGCCTGATCAACCTGCAATTCGCCGTGCGCGACGGCGAGGTGTTCATCATCGAGGCCAACCCCCGGGCCTCGCGCACGGTGCCGTTCGTGGCCAAGGCCACCGGCGTGCCCCTGGCCAAGATCGCCAGCCGGTTGATGGCCGGCCGCACCCTGGCGGAACTGGGTCTCACGGGCGAGCCCGTGCCGCCCATGCAGAACGTCAAGGAGGCGGTGCTGCCGTTCAAGCGCTTCCCGGGATCCGATTCGCTGCTGGGCCCGGAGATGCGCTCCACCGGCGAGGTGATGGGCAGCGCCAGCAGCTTCGGGATGGCCTACGCCAAGGCCGAGCTGGCCGCCGGCGAGGCCCTGCCCACCGGTGGCACGGTGTTTCTCTCCACCCACGACCGCGACAAACTCGCCCTGGTGCCCGTGGCCCGCGGCCTCGCCGCCCTGGGCTTCGCCTTGATCGCCACCACCGGCACCGCCAAGGTGCTCCAGGAGGCCGGTCTGGAGGTGGAGTCGATCCTCAAGGTGCACGAGGGGCGACCCAACATCGAAGACGCGATCCGCTCGGCCCGCATCCAGCTGATCATCAACACCCCGATCGGCCGCCAGGCCGCCTACGACGACAAGTACCTGCGCCGGGCCGCCCTCGACTACGCCGTGACCACGGTCACGACCCTGGCCGGGGCCCGGGCGGCGGTGGAGGCGATCACGGCCCTGCAGACGACCCACAGCCTCACGGTCCGGGCCCTGCAGGACATCCACGCTCCCGTGGCCGCGCCCTGAGCCCTGCTGAGCTGAGCGGTGCTGGGTAGGGTTACAGGACGCTTGAGCTTCCCCCATGCCCATCTTTCTCTCCCTCGATCCGGCGGCGTCTAAGGCCAACAGCCCAGCAGCCGAAACACCGATCGCCCCGGGCAGCGACCTGCGGGAGGCCTTCCGCGCCGCCTACGAGAACCGCTACACCTGGGATCCGGAGTTCGGGGGCTACCGCGGCCGCTGGATCTGGGAGCAGGGCGAGCGGCGCGAGCAGGGCACGTTTGAGGTGAGCTCCGATCTCAAGGCCAAGGTGGAGGGCTGCGACGACGAAGCGGTCACCAAGGCGGTGGGTTCCCAGCTCTGGGAGGTGGCGATCCACCGGGTCCGCCGCAGCTTCGAGCAGACCCATGGCGCCAACACCTTCTCCGCCGGCGACACCGATGACGTGGGCGTGGAGGTGATCGTGGGCGGCAAGAACGCCGGTGATCGTTACCGCATCAAGAACGACGTGGTGACGATGGTGCACCGCCACATCCACGGCACGGTGGTGACGATCTTCACCGGCAGCACCACCGACACCGGTGCGGGCTACCTCAGCCACACCTACAGCAGCCGTTACAGCGATCCGGCCACCGGGGCCGCCAAGGGTGGCGCCAGCTCCTTCACCGACAGCTTTGTGCCCCTGGGCGACGGCGGCCCCTGGGTGCTGGCCGAGCGGCTGATCGAAACCGAAGACCCCGAAGCCGAAGGCGGCACGAGCCACCAACGCTTCCGCTTCGAGGAGTTGGGCGCCCTGGGCGAGTGATCGCCACGGCCCCTGGCCTCAGGGCATCGGGGTGATCGTCTTGAGCCGCTCGTTGAGTTGAGAGGCCAGCGACTGCCGCCCCACCACCAGCACCTTGAGGGTGTCTTCGTGGAGCCGCAGTTGGGCATCGGCCACCTGCATCCCGCGCACCAGCTCCTTGACGTCATCGGGGAGGTTGTTGAGGTCGTAGCGCTTGTCCTCGAAGGTGAGAACGGGGGGCTGCTGGAGTTCGTCGGTCATGCCTGCACGGGGGGGAGCCCGATCAGGTTAGGGGCCGTCTGCCAGGCCCTCCTCCGCTGGGGCCTCCTGCGCGCTGGCGGGGGGAGGCAGGGCCTTGGGAAGGGGCCGCAGCGGCCGCCGGAAGAAGAACATCAGCAGCACCCCCACCCGCTCGGAGCCCACCATGTCCCAGCCCTCCTTGCCGAGCAGGTTGAGGAAGAACTGCAGCTGTTCGGCGGGGTGACGCGGCGGCGGCGGGGCGCCGTACTGCTGCGGAAACTCCCGGGCGATGAACTCCGGGCTCAGCATCCCCTGCAGCTTCTGGCTCGCCACCTGGGGATTGGGCGCCTCGGGAGGGGCGTTGTTCTCCACATTGATGTGGATCACCCGGTACTCCCAGAGCTGAAAGGGAAGGGGGGGATCGGCGGAGTCAGCCATGACCTGAGGCGCTGGGGGTTCAGATGCTGACGCGAATCAACTGGCGCTCGCAGAGCTCGCGGTAGCGGCCCGCCTGCGCCATCAACTGATCATGGCTGCCGCGCTCGACGATCCGCCCCTGATCGAGCACGAGGATCAGATCGGCCTCCTGCACGGTGGCGAGCCGGTGGGCGATCACCAGCACGGTGCGGCCGGCCATCGCCTGCTTGAGGCCCTGTTGGACGGCCTCCTCGGCCTCCGCGTCCAGGGCGCTGGTGGCTTCATCGAGCAGCAGCACCGCCGGATTGCCCAGCACCGCCCGGGCGATCGCCAGCCGCTGCAGCTGGCCGCCGGAGAAATTGCTGCCGCGCTCCTCGATGCGGGCGCCATAGCCGCCGGGGAGGGCCTCGATGAAGCCATCGGCATTGGCCAGCCGCGCCGCCTGGCGCAGCTGCTGATCGCTGGCGGGACGCCCGAAGCGGATCGTCTCGGCCACCGTGCCGGAAAAGACACTGCTCTGCTGGGGCACCAGGGCCAGGGCTCGGCGCAGGTCGGCCGCCCTGAGGTCGCCCAGGTCCTGGCCATCGAGCAGGATCCGACCCTGGCTGGGCCGGTTGAAGCGCAACAGCAGCGAAAACAGCGTGCTCTTGCCCGCCCCGGAGGGCCCCACCAGGGCCACCACCTGGCCCGGCTTGATCTCGAGGCTGAGGTCGTTCAGCACCGGCTGAGTGGGGCTGTAGGCGAAGCCCACGCCATCGAGCAGCAGCCCCCCCTGCACCGGGCCCAGGGGGAGGGCATCGGGGCGGTCGGGCTCCTCCACCGCCTCCTGCTCGATGCCCCGCAGGCGCTTGAGGGAAGCCTGGCCCTGCTGGAACTCGTTGAAGTTGGTGGTGAGGTGGGAAATCGGATCGATCAGCATCAGCAGGGCGGCGATGTAGCTGCTGAAGCCCTGGCTGTCGAGGCCGCCGGCCTGGATGCGGGCGGAGCCAATCAGCAGCACCGTCAGGATTCCGGCCGCCTCGAGAAAACCGACCACGGGAAACTGCAGGGCCAGCAGCCGCTGGGTGCGGTAACGGGCGCGGCGGTGCAGGTCGATTTCGCGCTCGAAGCGCTCCTGCAGCCAGGGTTCGGCGGCGAAGGCGCGCACCAGGGGCAGGCCACTGATCGCCTCCCCCAGCAGGGAGGCCAGTTCGCTCACCTGCTTCTGGCTGCGCTCGGCCGCCCCCATCACCCGCGCCCCGAACACGCTCACCAGCGCCGCCACCAGCGGCGCCAGCAGCAGCGTGGCTGCCGAGAGCTGCCAATCGAGGAAGACCATGTAGCCGAACACCACCACCAGTTGCAGGAGGCTGGGGGTGGTGTCCTGGATGGTCTTGTAGATCACCTCACCGACCCGGTCCGCGTCTTCGGTGAGCCGATAGGTGAGATCGCCCGACGAGAGCTTCTCGAGGGCACCGAATTCGAGCCGCTGCAGCCGCGCGAACAGCTGCCGGCGCAGGTCCTGGCTCACCTGCAGGGCGGGGCCCGCCAGCAGGGTGTCCTGGCCGAACTGGGCCAGCTTCTGAACCATGAACACCGCCAGGGCCAGGGCCACCACCCGCAGCACCCGGGGGAAATCGCCGGCGCCGATCGCTGGGATCAGCTGGCCGGCGAGCCAGGCCAGCAGCGGCCAGCAGCCCACGAACACGAGCATGCACAGGCCGCCGGCCACCAGGTTGCGGCGGTAGGGCTTGAGCAGCGGCAGAAGCCGACGGAAGCCAGCCGACGGTGGTGCGAGCATCGAGGCACCCTATCAGTGAAGTTTTGGCCCCCTCCGCGCCCCAGGAATTAGGCCCGGAGCGGAGCGAGGTGCGCTTCCGGCTCGATCAATTCCTCAAATGGCAGGGCCTGGTGGCCACCGGCGGCGAGGCCAAGCTCTGGGTCCAGCAGGGGGAGGTGAAGGTGAATGGTGAGCTGGAGGAACGGCGCGGCCGCCAGCTGCTCCCCGGCGACCGGGTGGAGATCAGGGGCCAGACCGTTGTCGTGCCCGGCACCCCCGCGCTTTAGGTTGATGGGCAGGTTTGGCGAGGGATCTTCTGTGGCGAAGGCGGTGATCGCAGGCAACTGGAAGATGCACATGACCTGCGCCGAAGCGCGGGCCTTCGCCGAGGCCTTTCTGCCCCTGGTGGCCGATCTTCCCAGTGATCGCGAGGTGATCCTGGCGCCGCCGTTCACGGCGATCGCGGCCCTGAGCGAGGCCCTGAGCGGCAGCGCCATCAAAATCTCTTCCCAGAACGTCCACTGGGATGGATCGGGGGCTTACACCGGCATGATCTCGGCGCCGATGCTGCTGGAGCACGGCGTCACCCACGCGATCGTGGGCCACAGCGAGCCGCGCAAGTACTACAGCGAAACCGACGAGCAGATCAACCACCGGGCGCGGGCGGCCCAGGAGGCAGGGCTGATCCCGATCCTCTGCGTCGGTGAGAGCGATGCCCAGCGGGAGTCAGGTGAGGCCGAACGGGTGATCCGCCGCCAGGTGGAGCAGGGGGTGGACGGGCTCGATCCCGCGGCTCTCGTGGTCGCTTACGAGCCGATCTGGGCGATCGGCACCGGCAAGACCTGCGCAGCGGCCGAGGCCAACCGGATCTGCGCCCTGATCCGTGGCTGGGTGGGCTTCCCTGAGATCACGATCCAGTACGGCGGCTCGGTCAAAGCCGACAACATCGACCAGCTGATGGCTCAATCCGACATCGATGGGGTGCTGGTGGGGGGTGCCTCCCTCGACCCGGCCGGCTTTGCCCGCATCGCCGGCTACCAGGTGCCTGTCACGGCTTGATGCCGCCGGGCCGCACCCTGGCCTGGGGCCAGCGCACCCATGTGATGGGGGTGCTCAACCTCACCCCCGATTCCTTCAGCGACGGGGGCCGGCTCACCAGCCCCCAAGCCGCCGTGGCCGCCGCCCGGCGCATGGCCCGCCAGGGGGCCGCCGTGCTCGACCTGGGGGGCCAGAGCACCCGGCCCGGCGCCAGCGAGGTGGAGCCCGAAGAAGAGCTGCGCCGGGTGCTGCCGAGCCTGCGGGCGATCCGCAGCAGCTTCTCGGAGCCAGCCTTCGAAGGTGCCCCAGCCCCGCCGCTGCTCTCGATCGACACCTTCCGGGCCAGCGTGGCCGCAGCGGCCCTGGAGGCGGGAGCCGACTGGATCAACGACGTCAGTGGCGGCGCCCGCGACCCCGATCTGCTGCCCCTGATCGCCGCCGCCGGTTGCCCCTACGTGCTGATGCACAACCGCGGCACCAGCGCAACGATGGACGGCCTGGCGGTCTATGGCGATGTGGTCACCGAGGTGCACACGGAACTGCTGCGGGCCACCGATCGGGCCCTGGCGGCCGGCCTGGCCGCCGGGCAGATCATCTGGGATCCGGGCCTGGGTTTCGCCAAGACCACGGCCCACAACCTCGCGCTGCTGGAGGGCCTCTCGGCGATGCGCGCGGAGGGGTTTCCGCTGCTGGTGGGCCCCTCGCGCAAGCGCTTCATCGGTGAGCTGCTGGGCGAACCGCGGCCGCGGGCCCGGCTCTGGGGCACGGCCGCCGTGGTCTGCCGGTTGGTGGCGGCGGGGGCCGATCTGGTGCGCGTCCACGACGTGGGAGCGATCGTTCAGACCTGCCGTATGGCCGATGCCCTCTGGCGCTGAGCCGCCCGCTTCAGCTGCCGCTGTATTCGATCTGGCCCTGGGTGTTGATCTGGGCCTTGGAGAAAAAGCGCGCCATGCGCTCGCTGAGCAACCCCTGCTTCGCCAGCACCTCACCGAGCAGGCCACCGCCCTGCTTCTGGACGGCCAGGGCCGCTTGAAGCTGCTCGGCGGTGATCACGTTCAGCTCCACCAACCGATCGCCCAGGCGCTTGTCGTTGAAGCCGCCGCCATCGAAGAGGGTGGGGTTGAGCAGCAGCTCCAGCAACTGGGGGGGCACCTGCAGGTTGAGCTTGAGGAACTCCCCGAAGCGCTGGGTACCGGCGAAGGGGCGGTAATCCTCGAGCAGCTTTTCGAGCTCATCGATTTCGAGGAAGCCCGCCTGCACGAGCTTGTCGCCGAGGGTCTGGCGCTGGAAGGTCTGCTCGCCGGTATCGGTTGCGTTGAGGTCGCCGTCCACCAGTTCCGGGGCACTGAAGCGCTCCTGCACCCAGGGATCGCTGCCGAGGAAGCTGAACAGTTCAGCGGGGTTGATGGTGAGCCCACCGAATTGCTGCTCCAGCAGTTCCTCGACGAAGGCCACCTCGGTGGTGGGGCCGAGCACCTGAAACGGCTGCCGGTTGCCACGACCCGTGCCAATCAGCTCGAGTTGAACCTGGGGGGCCGGAAGGCGGATCCTGAGCATGCTGGGGGATGAAGCCAGAACGTTCAGACTAGTGGCGCCACCGAAAAGTAGGAACCGCCAGCGAGGGAAACACAGAAATTGTCAGTTTGTCCCTCGATGGAAGCCAAAGCGTGGGTAACGCATTAACTTGGTTCTGATTCACTCGTTGGACTGAGGCTTACCGACGTGGTTCGAGCCGTGAGCTTGCCTGGGGCCGGAACCCGATTGCGATCCATCGGGGCGGGCATCAAAGACTTCATCGACCGCCAGCTCGATCTGATCGAGGAACTGCGCAACCACCAGTTCTTTCAATCTCTCAAGGACACCGATTGGAGTCAATACCAAGTTGGACCAATCGTGGTCAGCTCCATTCTGATCAACCTGCTGGAGCTGTCCTCACCGATCTACATCAACCTCGTTTACACCACTGTTCTCCCGACCAAGGCCTTCGCCAGCCTCACCCTGCTGACCATCGGGGTGGTGGTGCTGCTGTCGGTGTCCGGCTGGCTGCGCACGGTGCGCACCGGGCTCACCGGCTTCGATGGCGCCCGGGTGGAGCACCAGCGCCGCATGGAGGCCCTGGCGCATTTCACCCAGATGCGTCTGGGCGACTACCTCAAGGAGCCCCCCTCCACCCACGCCGAGCGGCTCAACAGCATCAACCTGCTGCGGGATGAAAGCGCCATCCAGGCCTTCACCACGGCCATCGACCTGTGCTTTTCCCTGTTTTTCGTGCTGGTGCTGTTCCTGATCGGCGGCAGTGTCGGCCTGATCGCGGTGCTGGCGATCGTCATCTACCTGTTGCGCTCGCTGCAGTTCGCCCGCGACTTCGAAGCGGTCTCACGCCAGAAGGATGAACTGGAGCTGGAGCGGGTCAACTACCAATCCCAGTTGATGTCGTCGATTGATCTGATCAAGTCGAACGGGCTGGGGCGCTTCTTCCTGATCGGCAACGAGGAGCGCCAGGAGCGCCTGGCCTGGCAGCGCATGCAGAACAGCAACGCCACCGGTCAATACCAGGCGTTCAGCAGCCTGATGAACCAGGTCACCATGGCCGCCCTGGTCACCTGGGGGGCCTTCATGGTGATCAGCGGCCACTTGCTGGTGGGCGCCCTGGCCGCCTGCCTGCTGCTGGGGGGCAAGATCCTGCAGCCCTGGCAGCAGGCCCTGGGCCTCTGGAGCAGCTACCGCCGGCTGATCCATGCCCGCGACGAGCTCGACACCCTGATGGCCCTGCCGGTGGAACCGGCGGGTGGAAGCGCCGACCTGGCCCTGGAGCAGAGCCTCCAATTCAGCATCAACGGCCAGGCCTTGCCGCCCATTGGCGCCGGTGAGGCGGTGATCGTGCGCGACGCCAGCAGCGGTGCCGACGCCCGGCACCTGTTCCTCTCGCTGCTGCAGATCGAAACCGACTTGGATCTGCAGGTGAATGGCCTCTCGATTGCCGACTACAACCGTGAGCGGCTGCGCCGGGAGGTGATCTACGTGGATCCGGCCCAGGCGTATTTCGACGGCACCCTGCTGCAGAACATCACCTCCTTCCAGCCCAACCGCTACAGCCGCAAGGCCCTGTTCTGGTCGGTGCTGGTGGGCACCGACGACAAGGTCAGGAGCCTCTCCGACGGCTACAGCACGCCCCTGGGTGGCTCCGTCCCCACCGGGCTCTCCCGCGACACCCTGCAGCAGTTCCAGTTGATCCGGGGTGTGACGATGGAGCCCCGGCTGCTGCTGGTCGACCTGAGCGAGTGCTCCTACGGCAAGGAGTTCATCGATGGCTTCGCGAAGTTGCTCAAGCGCACCCACGGCCGCACCACCGTGCTGATCTGCGGGGCCGGCAACGCCCTCAAGGCCCTCACCGACCAGTCGATTGATCTTCCCGCGCTGAACCTGGAGGTGGCCCGATGACCAGCCGCAATGTGCTGCTGCGCGACATCACGCTCAGTGCCGAGGCGCCCATGGCCTTCTGCCTGCGGCTGCTGTTGCAGCAGTTGTTGTGGACGGGCCGGCCCGAGGAGCTGTTCGAGCTGATCAGCGCCGACCCCCGCCAGATGGATCTGGTGGACGTGCGCAATGTGCTGCTGCGCCTGGGCTACGGCAGCCGCCTGGAGGTGCTGCAGGGCTGGGGCCAGCTCAACCCCCACCTGCTGCCGGCCCTCTACCTCAGCCCTGAGGGCACCCCCTATGTGCTCTCCCGGGACAGCCACGGCGAGGTGATCGCCGGCAATGTCACCGGTCGCACCGACCCCACCACCTTGACCCCCGGCGGCCAGGTGGTGCTGCTGCAGGAAAAGGCGAGCGTCGATCGCTCCAGCCTGCTGAAGCAGATCCTCTACCGCTTCACCAACCGCATCGGCGTGCTCTACGCCATCAGCTTCGGCCTCAGCCTGCTGGCCCTGGCGCTGCCCTTCTACATCCGGGCGATCTACGCGGTCTCGATCCCCAGCAACAGCATCATTTCCACCCTCTGGATCTTCCTGGGGGTGGTGGTGCTGTTCGGCCTCGACTGGATCCTGCGCCAGTGGCGCTCGGGTCAGCTGGCTCTGCTGGCGGGGCGAATCGAAAGCCTGATGGGCGTGGGCATCGTTGAGAAGCTGTTCTCACTGGATTACCGCCAGATTGAACAAATTGGCCGCAATGGCCTCTATTACCGCCTGCGCAACCTCGACAGCCTGCTGGGCTACCTGCAAGGGCCCCTGGCCTCGGCCTTGCTGGATTTCCCCTTCATCGTCGTGTATCTGGCCGCGGTGGCGGTGATCGGTGGCTGGCTGGTGATGGTGCCGATCGCCCTGATGATCGTCAGCGGCCTGATCGTGTTCTTCCTGGCCCGCTACTACGCCGGCGCCGCCGAGCTCAGCCTCAGCACCGGCACCGGCATCGGTCTGGCCCAGCAGGAACTGGTGTCGCGCTTCCTGGAGGTCAAGACCTCCAACATCGGCTGGGTCTGGCTGCAGCGGCTGCGCGGCCTTTCGGCTGAGAGCAGCAAGAGTGGCCTGGAGCTCAACAAGCAGGTGAGCCGCCTGCAGGTGCTGATCAGCACCACCTCCCAGCTGGCCGGTGTGCTCACCCTGGCGGCGGGGGCCTGGCTGATCACCTCCGGTGAGCTGAAGGATCCGGCGGCGATGGGCAGCCTGATCGCGGCGATGTTCTTCGTGTGGAGGATCTTCACCCCCTTCCAGCAACTGATGAACGCGGTGCTGCGCTACACGAGCATGCTCAATCAGTACAAGCAGCTGGAATCGTTCCTGAAGCTCCGGGGTGTGAGCAAGGCGTCGAGTGAAGGCAGTGTTCCGCGCCTGCGCGGCAACCTGCTGCTGGATTCGCTGGCCTGCCGCCTGGGCAACGACGCCCAACTGGCCCTGAGCCGGGTGTCGCTGTCGGTCACACCGGGCCAGATCCTGGCGGTCACGGGCCATGCCGCCTCCGGCAAGAGCGCGGTGCTCAAGGTGATCGACCAGCTCTACCCCCTGGCCAGTGGCACCCTGCTCTTCGATGGCAGCGATTACCGCCAGTTCAGCACCGATGGTCTCCAGCGCAACATCGCCTACGTGATGACCAACGTGGAACTGCTGCCGGGCACGCTGTGGTCGAACCTCACGGCGATGAACTCCGATGCCACCGTTGATGGTGTGCGCCGGGTCTGCGCTGATCTGGGCATCCTCGAAACCCTCGAAGCCTTGCCGGATGGGTTGTTCACGCCGCTCACCAACGAGATCACCTATCAGATCCCGTTGGGGGTGCGCAAACTGATCGCCCTGGCCCAGGCGATCATCAAGGATGCGCCGATCCTGTTGATCGATGACATCAGCCAGGGCCTGGCCCCGGGTCAGTTCCAGACGGTGGTCGATGCCCTGCCCAAATTGCGGCGCTGCGCCTTCAGCGGCCAGCAGCGCAGTGTGATCCTCGCCACCGACAACAAACTTCTGCTGGAGCTGGCCGATCGGCTGGTGATCCTCGACAAGGGCGTCACCGTCTTCCAAGGAACCGCTGAAGAGCTCCGCCAACAGATGCAGAAATCAGCCCCCTGAATCACCGCCCCACGCCCCGCCCTCCTCTGATCCCATGAGCAACTCCTCCAACACCCCCGGCGGCCCCACCTCCGCCGGCCCTTCCGCCATCACCCCTAGTTCCGGCAACGACATGGCCCTGCCTCCGGGCTCTGGGCTGATCAGCAAACTGCCGGGCCTCGAGCAGGTGGACACCATCGGGCTGGTGGGGCGCAACCGCCTCAGCCAGGCCCTGGAGCTGGAGGAGAAACCCGACAACCGCTACCTCAAGCTCACCCTTTACGGCATCGGTGCGGCCTTTTTGATCTTCATCCCCTGGGCAGCGCTCACCCCGATCAACGAGGTGGTGCATGCCTCCGGTGAGGTGATTCCCGAGGGCAACGTCTACACGGTGCAGCACCTGGAGGGGGGCATCGTCGAGAAGGTGGCGGTCAAAGAAGGCGATCAGGTGCAGAAGGGGCAGCTGCTGCTGCAATTGCGGCCCAATCTCCTGGGCAGCCAGTACCTGGCGATGCAACAGAAGCTGCAGGCGCTCACGCTTCAGCAGGCCCAGCTGCGGGCGGCGCTCAGCGGCAGCGACAAGCTCCCTGACTCCAGTAAGGAACTGGGCAGCCTGGGCAACAGGGTCCAGAACGCCCAGGAAGACCTGCTGCGCAGCCGTGAGCAGAACACCCGCGATCAGGTGGACACGATCAAGGCCCAGATCGCCCAGAAGCAAGCGGAAATCGCCCGCTTCAACGACCAGGAGCGCAAGTTCCTCACCGAGCAGAGCCTGCTGCGCCAGGGGGTGTCGATGTACGAAAAACTCGACAACATCGGCGCCGTTTCCAGGCTGCAGGTGGTGAATGCCCAGCGGGAACTGGCGGCCTCGAACACGCGGCTGGCGGAACTGCGGGGCAACCGGTCGGTGTCCTACAAGCTGCTCAGCGAGGCCCAGGCCAAGCTGCGCAGCCTGAACTCGGGACAGCGCCTGGAGAACGACTCCAAGATCGCCGAACTGGTGAACGAGGAGGCGGTGGTGAGCGAAGACATCAAGCGGGTCAAGAACCAGCTGGAGCGCACCAGCATCCTCTCGCCCGCCAGCGGCCTGGTTCAAGACGTGAAATTCAAGAATGCCGCGGCGGTGGTGGCCCCCGGCGCCGTGGTGGCCACGGTGGTGCCCGAGGGCACCCAACGGGTGGTGGAGGCGCGCGTGCGCCCCTCCGACATCGGCTTTGTGAAGGTGGGCCAGAAGGCGGAGAT includes the following:
- a CDS encoding DUF3386 domain-containing protein; this encodes MPIFLSLDPAASKANSPAAETPIAPGSDLREAFRAAYENRYTWDPEFGGYRGRWIWEQGERREQGTFEVSSDLKAKVEGCDDEAVTKAVGSQLWEVAIHRVRRSFEQTHGANTFSAGDTDDVGVEVIVGGKNAGDRYRIKNDVVTMVHRHIHGTVVTIFTGSTTDTGAGYLSHTYSSRYSDPATGAAKGGASSFTDSFVPLGDGGPWVLAERLIETEDPEAEGGTSHQRFRFEELGALGE
- a CDS encoding DUF6447 family protein, which encodes MTDELQQPPVLTFEDKRYDLNNLPDDVKELVRGMQVADAQLRLHEDTLKVLVVGRQSLASQLNERLKTITPMP
- a CDS encoding ABC transporter ATP-binding protein; the protein is MLAPPSAGFRRLLPLLKPYRRNLVAGGLCMLVFVGCWPLLAWLAGQLIPAIGAGDFPRVLRVVALALAVFMVQKLAQFGQDTLLAGPALQVSQDLRRQLFARLQRLEFGALEKLSSGDLTYRLTEDADRVGEVIYKTIQDTTPSLLQLVVVFGYMVFLDWQLSAATLLLAPLVAALVSVFGARVMGAAERSQKQVSELASLLGEAISGLPLVRAFAAEPWLQERFEREIDLHRRARYRTQRLLALQFPVVGFLEAAGILTVLLIGSARIQAGGLDSQGFSSYIAALLMLIDPISHLTTNFNEFQQGQASLKRLRGIEQEAVEEPDRPDALPLGPVQGGLLLDGVGFAYSPTQPVLNDLSLEIKPGQVVALVGPSGAGKSTLFSLLLRFNRPSQGRILLDGQDLGDLRAADLRRALALVPQQSSVFSGTVAETIRFGRPASDQQLRQAARLANADGFIEALPGGYGARIEERGSNFSGGQLQRLAIARAVLGNPAVLLLDEATSALDAEAEEAVQQGLKQAMAGRTVLVIAHRLATVQEADLILVLDQGRIVERGSHDQLMAQAGRYRELCERQLIRVSI
- a CDS encoding RNA-binding S4 domain-containing protein, with protein sequence MAPSAPQELGPERSEVRFRLDQFLKWQGLVATGGEAKLWVQQGEVKVNGELEERRGRQLLPGDRVEIRGQTVVVPGTPAL
- the tpiA gene encoding triose-phosphate isomerase, translating into MAKAVIAGNWKMHMTCAEARAFAEAFLPLVADLPSDREVILAPPFTAIAALSEALSGSAIKISSQNVHWDGSGAYTGMISAPMLLEHGVTHAIVGHSEPRKYYSETDEQINHRARAAQEAGLIPILCVGESDAQRESGEAERVIRRQVEQGVDGLDPAALVVAYEPIWAIGTGKTCAAAEANRICALIRGWVGFPEITIQYGGSVKADNIDQLMAQSDIDGVLVGGASLDPAGFARIAGYQVPVTA
- the folP gene encoding dihydropteroate synthase; this translates as MPPGRTLAWGQRTHVMGVLNLTPDSFSDGGRLTSPQAAVAAARRMARQGAAVLDLGGQSTRPGASEVEPEEELRRVLPSLRAIRSSFSEPAFEGAPAPPLLSIDTFRASVAAAALEAGADWINDVSGGARDPDLLPLIAAAGCPYVLMHNRGTSATMDGLAVYGDVVTEVHTELLRATDRALAAGLAAGQIIWDPGLGFAKTTAHNLALLEGLSAMRAEGFPLLVGPSRKRFIGELLGEPRPRARLWGTAAVVCRLVAAGADLVRVHDVGAIVQTCRMADALWR
- a CDS encoding ABC transporter transmembrane domain-containing protein — translated: MRSIGAGIKDFIDRQLDLIEELRNHQFFQSLKDTDWSQYQVGPIVVSSILINLLELSSPIYINLVYTTVLPTKAFASLTLLTIGVVVLLSVSGWLRTVRTGLTGFDGARVEHQRRMEALAHFTQMRLGDYLKEPPSTHAERLNSINLLRDESAIQAFTTAIDLCFSLFFVLVLFLIGGSVGLIAVLAIVIYLLRSLQFARDFEAVSRQKDELELERVNYQSQLMSSIDLIKSNGLGRFFLIGNEERQERLAWQRMQNSNATGQYQAFSSLMNQVTMAALVTWGAFMVISGHLLVGALAACLLLGGKILQPWQQALGLWSSYRRLIHARDELDTLMALPVEPAGGSADLALEQSLQFSINGQALPPIGAGEAVIVRDASSGADARHLFLSLLQIETDLDLQVNGLSIADYNRERLRREVIYVDPAQAYFDGTLLQNITSFQPNRYSRKALFWSVLVGTDDKVRSLSDGYSTPLGGSVPTGLSRDTLQQFQLIRGVTMEPRLLLVDLSECSYGKEFIDGFAKLLKRTHGRTTVLICGAGNALKALTDQSIDLPALNLEVAR
- a CDS encoding ATP-binding cassette domain-containing protein — encoded protein: MTSRNVLLRDITLSAEAPMAFCLRLLLQQLLWTGRPEELFELISADPRQMDLVDVRNVLLRLGYGSRLEVLQGWGQLNPHLLPALYLSPEGTPYVLSRDSHGEVIAGNVTGRTDPTTLTPGGQVVLLQEKASVDRSSLLKQILYRFTNRIGVLYAISFGLSLLALALPFYIRAIYAVSIPSNSIISTLWIFLGVVVLFGLDWILRQWRSGQLALLAGRIESLMGVGIVEKLFSLDYRQIEQIGRNGLYYRLRNLDSLLGYLQGPLASALLDFPFIVVYLAAVAVIGGWLVMVPIALMIVSGLIVFFLARYYAGAAELSLSTGTGIGLAQQELVSRFLEVKTSNIGWVWLQRLRGLSAESSKSGLELNKQVSRLQVLISTTSQLAGVLTLAAGAWLITSGELKDPAAMGSLIAAMFFVWRIFTPFQQLMNAVLRYTSMLNQYKQLESFLKLRGVSKASSEGSVPRLRGNLLLDSLACRLGNDAQLALSRVSLSVTPGQILAVTGHAASGKSAVLKVIDQLYPLASGTLLFDGSDYRQFSTDGLQRNIAYVMTNVELLPGTLWSNLTAMNSDATVDGVRRVCADLGILETLEALPDGLFTPLTNEITYQIPLGVRKLIALAQAIIKDAPILLIDDISQGLAPGQFQTVVDALPKLRRCAFSGQQRSVILATDNKLLLELADRLVILDKGVTVFQGTAEELRQQMQKSAP
- a CDS encoding HlyD family type I secretion periplasmic adaptor subunit; translated protein: MSNSSNTPGGPTSAGPSAITPSSGNDMALPPGSGLISKLPGLEQVDTIGLVGRNRLSQALELEEKPDNRYLKLTLYGIGAAFLIFIPWAALTPINEVVHASGEVIPEGNVYTVQHLEGGIVEKVAVKEGDQVQKGQLLLQLRPNLLGSQYLAMQQKLQALTLQQAQLRAALSGSDKLPDSSKELGSLGNRVQNAQEDLLRSREQNTRDQVDTIKAQIAQKQAEIARFNDQERKFLTEQSLLRQGVSMYEKLDNIGAVSRLQVVNAQRELAASNTRLAELRGNRSVSYKLLSEAQAKLRSLNSGQRLENDSKIAELVNEEAVVSEDIKRVKNQLERTSILSPASGLVQDVKFKNAAAVVAPGAVVATVVPEGTQRVVEARVRPSDIGFVKVGQKAEIKLQPYDSTIYGFVPGVVSSISPTTFQNPDDRQYYYRVKIALERQYVDPQKKLYPILPGMTLVADIQGPRRSVLRYIFQPIARTMNSAFTEAR